In Pelosinus sp. UFO1, one genomic interval encodes:
- the gmd gene encoding GDP-mannose 4,6-dehydratase: protein MDKIALITGITGQDGAYLADFLLKKGYIVHGIKRKSSLLNTARINHLYQDSHEQNVNFFLHYGDLTDSTNLIRIIQEVKPDEIYNLAAQSHVQVSFDTPEYTANADGLGTLRLLEALRILGMQKKVKFYQASTSELYGKVQEIPQRETTPFYPRSPYAAAKLYAYWITVNYREAYGMFACNGILFNHESPIRGETFVTRKITRAVACIKLGLGNILYLGNLNAKRDWGFAGDYVKAMWLMLQQQEPEDYVIATGQTHSVREFVELAFKNIDITIEWRGVGLEEHGVDAMTGKVLVRIDPRYFRPTEVDILLGDATKAKDKLNWQPEVCFHELVKMMVDEDTKIVERDCLCKEHGFPINSHFD, encoded by the coding sequence ATGGATAAAATTGCTTTAATTACTGGGATAACAGGTCAAGATGGGGCATACTTGGCTGATTTTTTACTTAAAAAGGGCTATATCGTCCATGGCATAAAACGAAAAAGCTCACTTCTAAATACAGCAAGAATAAACCATCTGTATCAAGATAGTCATGAACAAAATGTTAATTTTTTCCTGCACTATGGTGATTTGACAGATTCAACCAATCTGATTCGAATTATTCAGGAAGTTAAGCCGGATGAAATTTATAATCTGGCTGCGCAAAGTCATGTCCAGGTTTCCTTCGATACGCCTGAGTATACAGCTAACGCGGATGGACTTGGCACCCTTAGGTTACTTGAAGCTTTACGTATATTGGGTATGCAAAAGAAGGTTAAGTTCTATCAGGCCTCAACCAGTGAGTTATATGGGAAAGTTCAGGAAATTCCCCAGCGGGAAACTACACCGTTTTATCCTCGCAGTCCTTATGCTGCAGCCAAGTTATATGCCTACTGGATTACTGTCAATTACCGCGAAGCCTATGGAATGTTTGCCTGTAACGGAATATTGTTCAACCATGAATCACCGATAAGGGGAGAGACTTTTGTCACTCGGAAAATAACCAGGGCTGTGGCCTGCATCAAACTGGGATTAGGTAATATATTATACTTGGGTAATTTGAATGCAAAAAGAGACTGGGGTTTTGCCGGTGATTATGTTAAGGCCATGTGGCTTATGCTTCAGCAGCAAGAACCGGAAGATTACGTAATCGCAACAGGTCAAACCCATTCGGTACGTGAATTTGTAGAACTAGCATTTAAGAATATCGATATTACTATTGAGTGGCGGGGAGTGGGGCTTGAAGAACACGGCGTGGATGCTATGACCGGCAAAGTATTGGTGCGTATTGATCCACGTTATTTTCGGCCAACTGAAGTTGATATTTTGCTGGGCGATGCAACAAAGGCTAAAGATAAATTGAATTGGCAGCCGGAAGTCTGTTTCCATGAATTAGTAAAGATGATGGTTGATGAAGATACAAAAATAGTTGAACGTGATTGTTTGTGTAAAGAGCATGGGTTTCCTATTAACAGCCATTTTGACTAA